A portion of the Cellulophaga algicola DSM 14237 genome contains these proteins:
- a CDS encoding universal stress protein codes for MKNILLPTDFSSNAWNAITYAIELYKEEACTFYLLNTYTPAISNSRFMASTLQGESFLAESYSKEGLTVVLNKIHTNYTNSLHKFVTVSSFSLLTDQVKQMVDEYDMDVVILGTKGTSRVSEVFMGSSAVKVIKTVRNCPVLAIPEYFEFETPTEIAFATDFNRFYSQSELEPIISLAKTFNSVLRIVHVQHEIKALTELQQFNLNMLRKYFHEVAHYVHTVSEVNSVSKTLEIFANELDIHLLAMLNYQHSYMEKLTRESVVKQLAFHAQIPLLVIPELGMSAPSRHKQQSKKNDFSLT; via the coding sequence ATGAAAAATATTCTTCTTCCTACAGATTTTTCCAGCAATGCGTGGAATGCTATAACGTATGCTATTGAGTTGTATAAAGAGGAAGCTTGTACTTTTTATTTGTTGAATACGTATACACCAGCTATTTCTAATAGTCGGTTTATGGCAAGTACTTTACAAGGAGAAAGTTTTCTTGCAGAAAGTTATTCTAAGGAAGGGTTAACTGTTGTTTTAAATAAAATCCATACGAATTACACAAATTCGTTACATAAGTTTGTAACGGTTTCCTCGTTTAGTTTGTTAACCGACCAAGTTAAACAGATGGTAGACGAATATGATATGGATGTTGTTATTCTTGGTACTAAAGGTACTTCTAGGGTGTCAGAAGTATTTATGGGAAGTAGTGCGGTAAAAGTAATTAAAACTGTTAGAAATTGTCCTGTATTGGCTATTCCTGAATATTTTGAATTTGAAACGCCAACGGAGATTGCTTTTGCAACAGATTTTAATAGATTCTACTCACAGTCAGAATTAGAACCCATCATAAGTCTTGCTAAAACATTCAATTCTGTATTAAGAATCGTACATGTGCAACATGAGATAAAAGCGCTTACAGAGTTACAGCAATTTAACCTAAATATGCTGCGTAAATACTTTCATGAAGTAGCGCATTATGTACATACCGTATCAGAAGTAAACTCAGTATCAAAAACCTTAGAAATATTTGCTAATGAACTAGATATTCATCTACTAGCAATGTTGAATTATCAACATAGTTATATGGAGAAATTAACAAGAGAATCTGTAGTGAAACAATTAGCTTTTCATGCACAAATTCCGCTTTTAGTTATTCCAGAATTAGGGATGAGTGCCCCATCTAGGCATAAACAACAAAGTAAAAAAAACGATTTTTCTTTAACATAA
- a CDS encoding NAD(P)/FAD-dependent oxidoreductase — protein sequence MNLPNTNQKRIVVIGGGFAGISLVKKLKDLDAQIVMIDRHNYHTFQPLLYQVSTSGLEPDSIAYPIRKILKELNNFYFRLAEVQHIDPVKKEITTAIGILSFDYLVIATGTKTNYFNNENIAKNAMPMKTVPQALNIRSLILQNFEKADDTLEVSERKALLNFCIVGAGPTGVELAGALAELKQNVFPKDYKHLDIQEMQIHLFEGGPRVLPPMSETASKKATEFLDKLGVQIHLNTIVSDFDGKTVTLKDGKTLETKNFIWSAGVTGASIKGLTEDSLVARLNRYKVNTFNQVAGFEDIFAIGDIAYMETVDFPKGHPQVAQPAIQQGENLAKNLKNLLANKPLKAFIYSDKGTMATVGRNKAVVDLKKLKFGGFLAWFIWMFVHLMALVGFRNRVIVFFNWAYNYINYDKAARLIVRPYTTKD from the coding sequence ATGAATCTTCCGAATACCAATCAGAAAAGAATTGTTGTTATTGGTGGTGGCTTTGCAGGAATTTCTTTGGTAAAAAAACTTAAAGATTTAGACGCACAAATTGTAATGATAGACCGTCATAATTACCATACATTTCAGCCTTTATTATATCAAGTTTCTACAAGTGGACTAGAGCCCGATTCTATAGCGTACCCCATTCGAAAAATTTTAAAAGAATTAAATAATTTTTATTTCCGTTTGGCAGAAGTACAGCATATAGACCCTGTCAAAAAGGAAATTACAACAGCTATAGGTATTTTATCTTTTGATTATCTTGTGATCGCTACAGGGACAAAAACTAATTACTTTAATAATGAAAATATAGCTAAAAATGCGATGCCGATGAAAACGGTACCTCAAGCTTTGAATATTCGGAGTTTAATCTTGCAGAATTTTGAAAAAGCAGATGATACTTTAGAGGTGTCGGAGCGTAAAGCTTTGCTTAATTTTTGTATTGTAGGAGCCGGTCCAACAGGAGTAGAATTGGCAGGCGCTTTAGCAGAATTAAAGCAGAATGTATTCCCTAAAGATTATAAGCATTTAGATATTCAAGAAATGCAAATTCATCTGTTCGAAGGTGGCCCAAGAGTACTCCCGCCGATGAGTGAAACTGCATCTAAAAAAGCAACTGAATTTTTAGATAAATTAGGGGTTCAAATACACTTAAATACTATTGTGTCAGATTTTGATGGTAAAACAGTAACCTTGAAGGATGGGAAGACCTTAGAAACTAAAAATTTTATTTGGAGTGCAGGCGTAACAGGAGCGTCTATAAAAGGGTTGACTGAAGATAGTTTGGTGGCACGTTTAAATAGGTACAAAGTAAATACTTTTAACCAAGTAGCAGGTTTTGAAGATATATTTGCTATTGGAGATATTGCGTATATGGAGACAGTAGATTTTCCTAAAGGGCATCCTCAAGTAGCACAACCCGCTATTCAGCAAGGAGAAAATTTAGCTAAAAACTTAAAGAATCTCTTAGCAAACAAACCCTTAAAGGCTTTTATATATAGTGATAAAGGCACTATGGCTACGGTAGGCAGAAATAAAGCAGTCGTAGATTTAAAAAAGCTGAAATTTGGAGGCTTTCTAGCTTGGTTTATTTGGATGTTTGTACACCTTATGGCATTAGTAGGTTTTAGAAACCGAGTGATTGTCTTTTTTAATTGGGCTTACAATTATATAAACTATGATAAAGCGGCTCGTTTAATCGTACGCCCGTATACCACTAAGGACTAA
- the tssD gene encoding type VI secretion system tube protein TssD, producing MAFLAKLFINGEQRNVLNSNYVYHQLLDARGMPKAKVEGGQISFVIEATGDDALFHLWMLNDYQIYDGYIRFFKRDGLSKLFDFEFANCYCVGLREQFSATGHDPLKMELTITPGIQRVRDVIFEKVWNPSNPFAEAPVPEVQEGNPIIEDLFFTDLDGERIPNNELEFGESVYLVLKSINGVGKTVDIELDDNANDFKYKGGVLPDDVLKNFRITSNTQKIELEIVSQKK from the coding sequence ATGGCTTTTCTAGCAAAACTTTTTATCAATGGAGAACAGCGTAATGTTCTCAATAGTAATTATGTATACCACCAACTTCTTGATGCTAGGGGAATGCCTAAAGCAAAGGTAGAAGGCGGTCAAATAAGCTTTGTAATAGAAGCTACCGGTGACGATGCCTTATTTCATTTATGGATGTTGAATGATTATCAAATCTATGACGGGTATATCCGTTTCTTTAAAAGAGATGGGTTGAGTAAATTGTTCGATTTTGAATTCGCCAATTGCTATTGTGTAGGATTACGAGAACAATTTAGCGCTACGGGTCACGATCCGCTTAAAATGGAACTCACGATTACTCCAGGGATACAACGTGTACGCGATGTAATTTTTGAGAAAGTTTGGAACCCTAGTAATCCGTTTGCAGAGGCTCCGGTTCCAGAAGTGCAAGAAGGAAATCCAATTATTGAAGATTTATTTTTTACAGATTTGGATGGAGAAAGAATACCAAATAATGAATTAGAATTTGGCGAGTCCGTGTACCTTGTGTTGAAAAGTATAAATGGAGTAGGCAAAACCGTTGATATTGAATTAGATGATAATGCTAATGATTTTAAATATAAAGGAGGAGTATTACCTGATGATGTTCTGAAAAATTTTAGAATTACATCCAATACTCAAAAAATAGAACTTGAAATAGTATCCCAAAAGAAATAG
- a CDS encoding LysM peptidoglycan-binding domain-containing protein, translating to MPTITFNDYSSVTKTTNSLTIIRPEVTKAYFAEAKIEEVEVENTSGVQENEIYTVISGDTLSKIANKKGTTVSAIIESDASLTDDNKGDLTVGQKITLPNTVATTEKKKKITFEKISKGTIGKDIYVVVETKRLNGYMMSLNIRQGVSKCVGELDENVMLKDDQDDYHTLLKTKIGGMCETDFVNKDDYVDHAIFKLAIDTNDTKRKEDWIKALEKETDKKTFLYILTDAHTINGQEKLNITYLGDTEEGEIRGEKVTNRWLDVDGQWFELKNGCKFPITPEQLLEIFPKSIKDRREEVSKAINSYSDEFEIHNLNRMSHFLGQIGTETGQLKDLKESYNYSAKNIYNTFLRKVLIEHPTIEDKFTFKYHDLIDGYNATLECEYSNPSTNSQKGYGHKRDVENPIEVTRVLLNGKYVASWDYTAFKELYTVKSSYTQSKTLFDYVYGCRMENGKKSTEDGSDYFGVGFIHLTGKNKYKALDKKWKELYPDDPKDFMGDDISLLKTNVDVAIKASMIIWTHVQNGTNMEADNGNNNATIKAVTKDVNGGDNGLEMRKGFTKKAFEVLS from the coding sequence ATGCCTACAATTACTTTTAACGATTATTCAAGTGTTACTAAAACGACTAATTCATTAACCATTATTCGTCCAGAGGTAACCAAAGCATACTTTGCAGAAGCAAAGATTGAAGAAGTGGAGGTGGAAAACACTTCAGGAGTACAAGAAAATGAAATATATACTGTAATATCGGGAGACACCTTAAGTAAAATAGCCAATAAAAAAGGCACAACCGTTTCTGCAATTATTGAAAGTGATGCTTCACTTACTGATGATAATAAGGGAGACCTTACCGTAGGGCAAAAAATAACATTGCCAAATACTGTGGCAACAACTGAAAAAAAGAAGAAAATTACTTTTGAAAAAATCAGTAAAGGTACTATTGGAAAAGATATTTATGTTGTTGTAGAAACTAAGAGATTAAATGGCTACATGATGTCGCTTAATATAAGGCAAGGGGTTTCAAAATGTGTTGGTGAGCTTGATGAAAATGTTATGTTGAAGGATGATCAAGATGATTATCATACGTTACTAAAAACAAAAATAGGCGGTATGTGCGAAACTGATTTTGTTAATAAAGATGATTATGTAGATCACGCCATATTTAAACTTGCTATTGATACTAATGACACTAAGAGAAAAGAGGATTGGATTAAAGCCCTTGAAAAGGAAACAGACAAAAAAACGTTTTTATATATACTTACAGACGCACATACGATAAATGGTCAAGAAAAACTGAATATAACATATTTAGGAGACACAGAAGAAGGAGAAATCAGAGGTGAAAAAGTGACCAACAGGTGGTTGGATGTTGATGGGCAGTGGTTTGAATTGAAAAATGGATGTAAATTTCCTATCACCCCAGAACAGCTTCTAGAAATATTTCCAAAATCTATAAAAGACAGAAGAGAAGAAGTTTCTAAAGCAATTAATAGTTACAGTGATGAATTTGAGATTCATAATTTAAATCGGATGTCTCATTTCTTGGGACAGATAGGTACGGAAACAGGACAATTAAAAGATTTAAAAGAGAGTTATAATTACTCTGCAAAAAATATTTATAATACCTTTCTTAGAAAAGTATTAATTGAACACCCTACTATTGAAGATAAGTTTACCTTTAAATATCATGACCTGATAGATGGTTACAATGCTACATTGGAATGTGAATACAGTAACCCTTCAACTAATTCTCAAAAAGGGTATGGTCATAAACGTGATGTTGAAAATCCTATTGAGGTTACAAGAGTTTTGTTAAATGGTAAATATGTTGCCTCTTGGGACTATACCGCTTTTAAAGAATTATACACAGTAAAGTCATCGTATACGCAAAGTAAAACTCTATTTGATTATGTATATGGGTGTAGAATGGAGAATGGTAAAAAATCAACAGAAGATGGCTCTGATTATTTTGGTGTAGGTTTTATTCATTTAACAGGGAAAAATAAATATAAAGCCTTAGACAAAAAATGGAAAGAGCTATATCCTGATGACCCTAAGGATTTTATGGGCGATGATATTTCATTATTGAAAACCAATGTCGATGTAGCAATAAAAGCCTCTATGATTATTTGGACTCACGTGCAGAATGGAACAAATATGGAAGCCGATAATGGCAATAATAATGCAACAATAAAAGCAGTTACTAAAGATGTAAATGGAGGTGACAATGGTTTAGAAATGCGAAAAGGATTTACTAAAAAAGCTTTTGAGGTTTTATCATAA
- a CDS encoding N-acetylmuramoyl-L-alanine amidase, which translates to MSLGFDFIYFAKTTNSLTIIRPEVTKVYFAEAKIEEVEMENTSGVQGNEIYTVISGDNISKIANKKGTTVSAIIESDTALTDANKGDLIIGQKITLPNTVATAGKKKKITFEKINKGTIGKAIYVIVETKRLNGYMMSISVRQGIEDCIVEKDAEIMLKDDQEKYHTWIKTKVGGICDTDYINKDDFIDKAIFKIAIDTYDKDIKAKWIKAIGDTQDKKTSLYIIADATFINDQEKLNINYLGDTEEGEVRGEKIKNRWLDVDGQWFELKKLEKKICPIDPKNRSHFVIHCTAGAMTESSIKFKTKFDIPGKKKRSAAHIYVNLDGTKFEVWPLTEKNVWATKIESKKGLNGQMFHIELNYGSPTKPSEAQYITLADLYIESSEIEKCWPIIVPHIEVDRGIADGHQDPTDFDYNHFYSILKLKGVPIDEISKFDHDRYWGDKTYKVPWGSDKTEWPPILSGNPHK; encoded by the coding sequence TTGAGTTTAGGATTCGATTTTATTTATTTTGCTAAAACGACTAATTCATTAACCATTATTCGTCCAGAGGTAACCAAAGTATACTTTGCAGAAGCAAAGATTGAAGAAGTGGAGATGGAAAACACTTCAGGAGTACAAGGAAATGAAATATATACGGTAATTTCAGGAGATAATATTAGTAAAATAGCAAATAAGAAAGGTACTACAGTTTCCGCAATTATAGAAAGTGATACTGCACTTACAGATGCTAATAAGGGAGACCTTATCATAGGGCAAAAAATAACATTACCAAATACTGTGGCTACAGCCGGAAAAAAGAAGAAAATAACATTTGAAAAAATCAATAAAGGTACTATTGGAAAAGCGATTTATGTTATTGTAGAAACTAAGCGATTAAATGGCTATATGATGTCAATTAGTGTAAGACAAGGTATAGAGGACTGTATTGTAGAAAAGGATGCAGAAATAATGTTGAAGGATGATCAAGAAAAATATCATACTTGGATTAAAACAAAAGTTGGAGGAATATGCGATACAGATTATATTAATAAAGATGATTTCATTGATAAGGCTATATTTAAAATAGCCATTGACACCTATGATAAAGATATAAAAGCAAAATGGATAAAGGCAATTGGGGATACTCAAGATAAAAAAACTTCACTTTATATAATTGCTGATGCTACTTTTATTAATGATCAGGAAAAATTGAATATAAATTACTTAGGAGATACAGAAGAAGGAGAAGTTCGAGGTGAAAAAATCAAAAATAGATGGTTAGATGTTGATGGACAGTGGTTTGAATTGAAAAAGTTAGAAAAGAAAATTTGTCCTATTGACCCTAAAAATAGAAGTCATTTTGTTATTCATTGTACCGCAGGAGCTATGACGGAAAGTTCAATAAAATTTAAAACAAAGTTTGATATTCCTGGAAAAAAGAAAAGAAGTGCAGCTCATATCTACGTTAATCTAGATGGAACGAAGTTTGAAGTTTGGCCTTTAACTGAAAAGAATGTTTGGGCTACAAAAATAGAAAGTAAGAAAGGATTAAATGGTCAAATGTTTCATATTGAATTAAATTATGGCTCACCAACTAAACCAAGTGAAGCTCAATATATTACTTTAGCTGATTTATATATTGAATCAAGTGAGATAGAAAAATGTTGGCCGATTATAGTTCCTCATATTGAAGTGGATCGAGGAATTGCTGATGGTCATCAAGACCCTACGGATTTCGATTATAATCATTTTTATTCAATATTAAAACTAAAAGGTGTGCCAATTGATGAAATCTCTAAATTTGATCATGATAGATATTGGGGCGATAAAACATACAAAGTACCTTGGGGTTCGGATAAAACAGAATGGCCTCCAATATTAAGCGGAAACCCACATAAATAA
- a CDS encoding formylglycine-generating enzyme family protein, which yields MDKRILKFHKLLLLFFLLVQSCNSQKKATPEQEQILEAAKTNFVFVEGGTFMMGKNGIRFANEHEVTLDSYSISKYETTWEEFDVYSELNDLELVYPNYRNQDDMGPNFGAIGMNWYQAKSYCEWLGEQLNLPIDLRTEAQWEYAARSRGLNVEHATDSGKIEGSFTEKRNYDGSKVAVGTFPPNPLGIYDMSGGRPEWTNDWSVMYPEEPITNPRYDTIVNRKDKVIRGFHKLSNSVYVRSSREPEQDGFGGGFRCVCNQKTKIE from the coding sequence ATGGATAAAAGAATTTTAAAATTTCATAAACTATTATTACTTTTTTTTTTACTGGTTCAAAGCTGTAATTCACAAAAAAAAGCAACCCCAGAACAGGAACAAATTTTAGAAGCGGCAAAAACTAATTTTGTTTTTGTAGAAGGGGGCACATTTATGATGGGTAAAAATGGTATTAGATTTGCGAATGAACATGAGGTTACATTAGACAGTTACTCGATAAGTAAGTACGAAACAACTTGGGAGGAATTTGATGTATATTCGGAATTAAATGATTTAGAACTTGTTTATCCTAATTACCGAAATCAAGATGATATGGGACCAAATTTTGGAGCTATTGGTATGAATTGGTACCAAGCTAAATCGTATTGTGAATGGTTAGGAGAACAACTTAATTTACCGATAGATTTGCGAACAGAAGCCCAATGGGAATATGCAGCACGTAGCCGTGGGTTAAATGTTGAGCATGCTACAGATAGTGGAAAAATAGAAGGGAGTTTTACTGAAAAAAGAAATTACGATGGGTCAAAAGTAGCAGTAGGAACTTTTCCACCCAATCCTTTAGGAATATATGATATGTCTGGTGGAAGACCTGAATGGACAAATGATTGGAGTGTAATGTATCCAGAAGAACCTATTACTAACCCTAGGTATGATACTATCGTTAATAGAAAAGACAAAGTAATCCGTGGTTTTCATAAATTAAGTAATTCAGTATATGTGCGTAGCTCTAGAGAACCTGAGCAAGATGGTTTTGGCGGAGGTTTCCGTTGTGTTTGTAATCAGAAAACTAAAATAGAGTAA
- a CDS encoding formylglycine-generating enzyme family protein, with protein MCVKLSLILFCVLVQSCNSQKCATSEQEQILETAKINFVFVEGGAFTMGKNGVSIAYEHEVTLDSYAISKYETTWEEFDLYFLLNEKEIINPQYRNGIKDYGPKYAAKKNTWFLAKSYCQWLGEQLNLPIDLPTEAQWEYAARSRGLNVEHATDSGIIEVGEDDNYGTDTPVGTYLPNPLGIYDMSGGRAEWTNDWLALYSKEPVVNPRFDSIVSGTVKIIRGFHSLSNSVYIRSSREPEQDGFGGGFRCVCNQKTPIE; from the coding sequence ATGTGTGTAAAATTATCTTTAATCTTATTTTGTGTACTGGTTCAAAGTTGTAATTCACAAAAATGCGCAACATCAGAACAGGAACAAATTTTAGAAACTGCAAAAATTAATTTTGTGTTTGTAGAAGGGGGTGCGTTTACGATGGGTAAAAATGGAGTTTCAATTGCTTATGAGCACGAGGTTACGTTAGATAGTTATGCTATAAGTAAATACGAAACAACTTGGGAAGAGTTTGATTTGTATTTTTTATTAAATGAAAAAGAAATAATCAATCCACAATACCGAAATGGTATAAAAGATTATGGGCCTAAATATGCAGCTAAAAAAAACACATGGTTCTTAGCAAAATCATATTGTCAATGGTTAGGGGAACAACTTAATTTACCGATAGATTTGCCAACAGAAGCCCAATGGGAATATGCAGCACGTAGTCGTGGGTTAAATGTAGAGCATGCCACGGATAGTGGTATTATTGAAGTAGGTGAAGATGATAATTACGGGACGGATACACCTGTTGGCACCTATCTTCCAAATCCTTTAGGAATATATGATATGTCTGGAGGTAGAGCAGAATGGACAAATGATTGGTTGGCGTTATATTCAAAAGAACCTGTTGTAAACCCTAGGTTTGATAGCATAGTTTCTGGTACTGTAAAAATAATTCGTGGGTTCCACTCTTTAAGTAATTCTGTGTACATACGTAGCTCTAGAGAGCCTGAACAAGATGGTTTTGGCGGAGGTTTTCGTTGTGTTTGCAACCAAAAAACTCCTATAGAGTAA
- a CDS encoding formylglycine-generating enzyme family protein, whose translation MYKIIIRFHKLLVLLCCVLTQSCNSQKSATPEQEQILKDAKANFVFVEGGAFTMGKNGVSIAYEHEVTLDSYAISKYETTWEEFDLYFLLNEKEIINPQYRNGIKDYGPKYAAKKNTWFLAKSYCQWLGEQLNLPIDLPTEAQWEYAARSRGLDVEHATNSGKIEGGVNDNYGVDTKVGIYPPNSLGIYDMSGGRPEWTNDWSVMYPEEPITNPRYDTIVNRKDKVIRGFHKLSNSVYVRSSREPEQDGFGGGFRCVCNQKTPIE comes from the coding sequence ATGTATAAAATAATCATAAGATTTCATAAACTATTAGTCCTTCTATGTTGCGTATTAACGCAAAGTTGTAATTCACAAAAAAGCGCAACCCCAGAACAAGAGCAAATATTAAAAGATGCAAAAGCTAATTTTGTATTTGTAGAAGGGGGTGCGTTTACGATGGGTAAAAATGGAGTTTCAATTGCTTATGAGCACGAGGTTACGTTAGATAGTTATGCTATAAGTAAGTACGAAACAACTTGGGAAGAATTTGATTTGTATTTTTTATTAAATGAAAAAGAAATAATCAATCCACAATACCGAAATGGTATAAAAGATTATGGGCCTAAATATGCAGCTAAAAAAAACACATGGTTCTTAGCAAAATCATATTGTCAATGGTTAGGGGAACAACTTAATTTACCTATAGATTTACCAACAGAAGCCCAGTGGGAATATGCAGCACGTAGTCGTGGGCTAGATGTAGAGCATGCCACCAATAGCGGAAAAATTGAAGGAGGTGTAAATGATAATTATGGAGTAGACACTAAAGTTGGAATTTATCCTCCAAACTCCTTAGGCATTTACGATATGTCTGGAGGAAGACCTGAATGGACAAATGATTGGAGTGTAATGTATCCAGAAGAACCTATTACAAACCCTAGGTATGATACTATCGTTAATAGAAAAGACAAAGTAATCCGTGGTTTTCATAAATTAAGTAATTCAGTATATGTGCGTAGCTCAAGAGAACCTGAGCAAGATGGTTTTGGCGGAGGTTTTCGTTGTGTTTGCAACCAAAAAACTCCTATAGAGTAA
- a CDS encoding ISAon1 family transposase, giving the protein MNGKALQYHYKNHLSDFKDWPQKEHSQKWLLFGKNLGYYLSLDETSLSNGELYTILTNKGANGKKGSIVAIIKGTKADNVISVLNKIPVERRNIVKEVTVDMAGNMNLIAKKCFPRTEIVTDRFHVQKLASEAVQEERIRLRWEVIEIENKAIEEARKTEKTHRPELLENGDTHRQLLARSRYVLFKPKTKWTAGQIERAEILFRLYPTIEKAYKLAQALSYIYENNTNKDVARLKLAQWYNEVENSNFKSFNTIARSIQMHYKPILNYFNNRSTNASAESFNAKIKEFRTMFRGVRDVKFFLFRLTKLYA; this is encoded by the coding sequence ATTAATGGCAAAGCCCTACAGTATCACTACAAAAACCATCTTAGCGACTTCAAGGATTGGCCCCAAAAGGAACATTCACAAAAGTGGTTGCTCTTTGGAAAAAATTTAGGTTACTATTTAAGTTTAGATGAAACCTCTTTGTCCAACGGTGAACTCTACACGATTCTAACCAATAAAGGCGCTAACGGAAAGAAAGGTAGCATAGTGGCCATTATCAAGGGAACCAAAGCGGATAACGTCATCAGTGTGCTTAATAAAATCCCTGTGGAAAGACGAAATATAGTCAAAGAAGTTACTGTCGATATGGCTGGAAATATGAATTTGATCGCTAAAAAATGTTTCCCCAGAACAGAGATCGTGACCGATAGATTCCATGTTCAAAAACTAGCCTCAGAAGCAGTCCAAGAAGAACGTATCCGATTAAGATGGGAAGTTATAGAAATAGAAAACAAAGCCATTGAAGAAGCTCGAAAAACAGAAAAAACACATAGACCAGAACTTCTCGAAAACGGAGATACCCATAGACAGTTGCTGGCCAGAAGTCGATATGTATTATTTAAACCAAAGACCAAATGGACTGCAGGACAAATAGAAAGAGCGGAAATATTGTTTCGACTTTACCCAACTATTGAAAAAGCCTATAAGTTGGCCCAAGCATTAAGCTATATCTATGAAAATAATACGAATAAGGATGTAGCAAGACTAAAATTGGCACAGTGGTATAACGAAGTAGAAAACTCAAATTTTAAGTCGTTCAACACCATTGCAAGGTCTATACAAATGCATTACAAACCAATTTTGAACTATTTTAATAACAGGAGCACCAATGCTTCCGCGGAATCCTTTAATGCTAAAATTAAAGAGTTCAGGACGATGTTTAGAGGCGTAAGAGATGTTAAGTTTTTCTTGTTTAGACTAACAAAATTATATGCCTAA
- a CDS encoding ISAon1 family transposase N-terminal region protein — translation MDIELVRYLLPEGVLDYFEIVSHQSSEGKVHFYLEEKNVLPKEHQTELAHSKGFLPEITVEDFPLRGKSVLLHIKRRRWTLMDTGKIIKRDWGLIAKGTRITSEFASFLKGIA, via the coding sequence TTGGATATAGAATTAGTGCGGTATTTGTTGCCGGAAGGCGTATTGGATTACTTTGAAATTGTAAGCCATCAATCATCAGAAGGTAAGGTTCATTTTTACTTAGAAGAAAAGAACGTGCTACCCAAAGAGCACCAAACAGAATTAGCCCATTCCAAAGGCTTCTTACCGGAGATAACAGTTGAGGACTTCCCTCTAAGAGGTAAATCGGTACTGCTCCATATAAAGCGTAGGCGCTGGACTCTTATGGATACGGGAAAAATTATAAAAAGAGATTGGGGTTTAATAGCTAAAGGCACTCGGATAACCAGCGAATTTGCCTCTTTTTTAAAAGGTATCGCTTGA